The Terriglobales bacterium genomic sequence TTACGAATCCTGAGAACCTGGGCCCAGGACCGATGGATTCGCAGCTGCAATCGAAGGAATTTGACCGACTGGAGATGTTCGCTAAGTTGAACAGGGCTCCGGCGATCAAATTCAAGGATCTCGAAGAAGTAGTCACCACCAAGATCCATTACAACCTGATGCCCTTCGAAGTGCGGGCCGACTTTATTAAAGTCACTTCGGACACCGTGCTGGTTCCCATCACCATTGAAATGAAGAATAAGGACATCACCTTCCAGACGAAGGATGGTGTCTCGCGAGGGGTGGTCAACATTTACGGCCGGGTAACGACGCTCACCGGAAAGATCGCTCAGACCTTTGAGGACACGGTGGAGCGATCGGAACCGTCGGAATTGCTGCCCAAGGTTCTGGAAACATCCTCGTTGTATTGGAAGGCCCTGCCGCTCAAGCCTGGGCGTTATCGCGTTGACCTTGTTCTCAAGGATGTGAATGGGGACCGCAAGGGTTCCTGGAGCAAGGGGATCATCGTTCCCGAGTATGGGGATGAGAAGCTCACGGCATCGACGCTGATCCTGGCCGATCAGATGGAGAAGGTGCCGGCCAAGAGCGTGGGCGCGGGCAGCTTCGTGATTGGCACGACTAAGGTGCGCCCGCGACTGGACAGCGCCGACGGCAAGCCGGCCACCTTCAAGCGCGACCAGCGAATCAACTTCTGGATGCAGGTCTACAATCTGGGCATCGACCAGCAAACCAAAAAACCTTCCGCCACCATCGAGTACGACGTGGTAAATACGGCGACCAATAAAGAGGTGGTGCACGCGGTGGAATCGACAAAAGATCTGGGGAATGTGGGAGAACAGGTCACGCTGGAGAAGTCGCTGGCTCTGAGCCGGATGGAACCGGGGATCTACAGGGTAACCATTAAGATCAACGACAGCATCTCGAAACAGGAGATTTCGCCGTCGGCGCGGTTTGCAGTTGAGTAAGAATTGGCGGGACATGGCCCCAACCGGGGTTGGTTTTGGG encodes the following:
- a CDS encoding GWxTD domain-containing protein, coding for MSDGFVRRLFLIGLAGTLLGTNALGQSSSDKGSAAPPAAQSQSSTQAQPASQEQDPLKRPLSEKEKKEHAKALKQELSRTYKKWLDEDVRWIITDEEKDAFKKLSNDEERDQFIEQFWLRRDPTPDTVENEYKEEHYRRIAYANEHFASGIPGWRTDRGRLYIQYGPPDEIDAHPSGGQYERPIEEGGGSTSTYPFETWRWRYLEGVGQEIEVEFVDQCMCGEYRLSMDRSEKDALLHVPGAGETLYEQMGMASKTQRFTNPENLGPGPMDSQLQSKEFDRLEMFAKLNRAPAIKFKDLEEVVTTKIHYNLMPFEVRADFIKVTSDTVLVPITIEMKNKDITFQTKDGVSRGVVNIYGRVTTLTGKIAQTFEDTVERSEPSELLPKVLETSSLYWKALPLKPGRYRVDLVLKDVNGDRKGSWSKGIIVPEYGDEKLTASTLILADQMEKVPAKSVGAGSFVIGTTKVRPRLDSADGKPATFKRDQRINFWMQVYNLGIDQQTKKPSATIEYDVVNTATNKEVVHAVESTKDLGNVGEQVTLEKSLALSRMEPGIYRVTIKINDSISKQEISPSARFAVE